ATTTCACTTCATTTTCAGTCTGGATTTCAGCAAGGTTACTATTCAGCCAGCAGCCACAGTGGTCTATTAATGGGTAtctttgtgatttttaatactGGAGCTTGACCCTGACCATTATTCTAATGAAACTATTTCCTCTTCCTCAAAGAAATAACCCACATCAATGTTATTTTTTCAATACCAATATAGTGAATGGGAAGGCTCCAGTAAAAAAGgcacttaaaataaaataaaaaacaacataaaacatATCACATATTAAGTCCTTGTCAAGCCTCTACCATTTTTTTCCACCAAATTATTTGTGTTAATTGCTTCAAATATTGCTTGAAATAAGATCAAAGGCATGGCCTCAGAGTTAACCCTCGCTGGGTATTTTTGACAAAAAGCCCAAGCGTGTGCAAAGGAGAGCATGCACATCACATCTCGTACAACATGGAGTCTTTTGATGCCAGAACTGATGGCAGTTCCCCCGCTGCACCAGGCATTTAAACATGCGCGGCATGAGGAGGAGGCAGGGGCACGTTGGTTCGCTGCAGAGGGAGTCGCTCACAGAGTTCCTTCTCCCTCCTCGGGGGGGTGGGTAAATGTGGGACAGCTCCATATCTAGTGCGGCGACGTTCATTACTAGGGTGGCGCGTAGAAAGGCTCTTTTGTTTCATCATTATTCATCCTGTCACTGAGTCGTTTACTTTAGCGAGAGCTCAACGTCAAAACCCTCCTGCCAGACTGAAGAAACACTTGGCCTCGATGGCAACAGGGTGTTTCTGAGAAAGAATTTGGCTTCTTGAGTTGTGATGAATGACTATTTTCCTCTTGTACCAAAGTGCCTTTGAAATGTGTATTTTGAAATCCACTTTGTGTTTGTTCAGGTTTGTGTTGAAAGTAATTTCAGAAaatgaaaaacagacagaaatacTGCATGTATCTGCATGTATCGTAAGTGTATAACATTAATACGGTACATCCTGTAGCAGACATGATAACAAACCATGAGCCATGACTTTCTATTTATATATCtttcaacacacaaacacctctcttGCCTCTGCAGTCACACAACCTGCAAATCACATCGCATGTGCTACTGTAACCATGGTGATGATGTCATGAGCTCAACTGAGAGGAGTATCTTTAACATCTCGTGCAGTGGCTAGGCTGCAACGCTGGCGTTTCCTGTGTACTGTGTTAACTTGCATGGCACGCTCGTGGCCACAGTGGACCTCTTACCTGACCCCAGAGCAGCTCGCCGACACCGATGAACACGCACCAGAGCCACTGGTCGATGGTGAGCGCCGTGCAGGAGAAGGGCTTCCCTCCAAACTGAATAATGACAATCTGTGACAAACAAAAAAGCGACCATCGTCAGACAGGTCTGTATTAAGCAGCTTCAACCTGGGCTAACCATTCAACATtaagtaatttcctgtgtattagtcacattgtgtataagccgcaggacagtgttttatgtaagttaaaagaaacaaaaccatattaatactatattaactgcccccgtgtattaattttgcaaaatcaatctataagccgtggctaatagttgggaaattatggtacTGGAAACTGGGacgaaaataaaatcaatgacCATGGGGTGCTACTGATTTCCACCATCCACTGACAATGACCAAATGGTATCTATGTGCCAGAAGCTGTTAAATCCAGTTACCTGGATAGCAAAAGTGCCCAGGACCACAGAGCAGAAGATGGGGTTGCGGTAGATGCTTTCAAACACGTTCCTCTCGCCGTGGATCTTGCGAGCGTTGATCTCGTTGAAGAGCTGCATCATGACGAAGACGTTGAAGATGATCGTGTAGTGTTCAGAGGGAGGCGCGTGCAGTGGCGAGTTGCGGCCACTGTCGATGTCGAAAATTTTCTCTCCTATTTAATTGACGGTAGGGGGTTAATAGCACAAAAAAGAATACAGAGAGATAATGAGATTAAGAGTGTGTCTAATCCCAACCCGAGGCATAGGGTCAGATCTAGGACAAGCATACTGGATAAATTAGGGATTTTTCCCACACTGACTTCAATTGTCCTCATGTTTAATGGAGCAGTGTTTCAGCCATGTGGTCAAAAGACTAGTTCATTACGCTACAATGTGAATGTCCGTGTCGggagatatatatatttttaaatctttttttcACTGATAAGAGTTGATAATGCACTTCATCTTGAACTTGACAGCAGCTGGCCACAAGGCTGAAAGGCCTAATGGTCGTCACATAAAAATTCACACAAATGAACCCACACAACCATTTGACAGCCAACCTGCCCGAGGGGTTGACAAATGTAGTTGCCTCCATGTCACTCTCTtgcattaaaaaacacaacactctttcaaagacaacaaaaacaacaacaccacaGATGACCTCACCGGCAAACAGCAGAGTGAAGATGATGACGAGCTGATAGACGGCGTGGCCCAGGATGTTCTTCATCATGGTGCGGGAGATGAGCGGCTTGTTCCTGCCGTAGGGCTTGCGTAGCAGCAGTGACTCTGTGGGCGGCTCAGTAGCCAGGGCCAATGAGGCCAGTGTGTCCATGATCAGGTTCACCCACAGCATCTGGACAGCCTTCAGGGGAGAGTCCTGCAGAGAGAGCCAACCACGCCCCAAAGCCCCCACACACATGAGTTTCCAGAGCACACCAGCAGAGAGGCATTTTACCTTATTTGCTTTTGTGGTTTAGCCATTTTGGCAGTTGCTCAGTAAGCACAGaaggtttgtttttgtttgaggtAGCAAAATGCACACTTGAATGCATCTGTTTGCTAAAAGCCAGGATTGTTTCAACTGGGGAGAGAGAAATACTGGGGCGCCATGCCACATTTCATTACTTTTGTGTGAATTCAAACCATTTCACAGTAGCTTACACAAGGGTATCTGAacatgcattttgttttagcagTCTACTTGATTTAATAGACTACCAAGCACTTGccacttttttccctctcaaaATGATGACACTTTTCCCCATGGGCTATGACTCCAGCATCTGGGGGAAAGTCTGGGACTCTCTGTACTTCCATATCTGGGGCACTGGACTGGGACAATATCCCAGACGGCATCAGCTTGGCCGTGGAGACATTTAAGACTGAACTATGACGTGACAGCAGAACGAGACTCCCATGATGGTTTCAAAGAGCTCTTTTCATAACTCCCCTGTGTCAAACCTACTCTCTTGGTGGATGTCCCTGATATTCTAAATCCTAATAAAAATAGAATAGAGACTTCTGCACTATCCCTTCTCTCTACCCCAAATGAAAAGTAATGGTCTAGCCACTGTCTTAAGTGGAGAAAGCCCACACACaaccaaaaagaaaaaaaagagtacATTACCTGAGTGATGCAGGCACCAGTGAAGGCGACTATGACAGCCACCACGTTGACAGTCAGCTGGAACTGCAGGAACTTGGAGATGCTGTCATAGACGTTGCGTCCCCACATCACGGCCTTGACGATGCTGGTGAAGTTGTCATCTGTCAGGATGATGTCAGATGCCTCCTTGGCCACGTCTGTTCCAGCGATACCCTACAGATGGGGAAAGGATGCAAGGTGATTTAGCAAATCTCAGTGACGTCTAGTTGGGGCCAGACTGAGGTGACAACTGCATCAACATAACGTACTAGAAATTATTTGGACATTATTTAAGGGTAAGGCTGAACAGTCAAACGTCAGTCACATATGAGTTCAAACCTACCATCTTAGTAAGTGTGTGCTTTAAGAGTCAGGACCAATTAAAAGATAATTAACTAGGCTGACTTGAAAAgaggaaataaagaaagaaatgaaaagTCTAAAATCCCAACGATAACAAATAGGAGAAATTGTCACTGAAGTGCAGTGTGTCAAAGGAGAAAAGCAGAATGTAATGACTTTTATCATATCAGATGAAAAAAATCCACACAATCAAAACACGATGAGCAACAAAGAGATAAAAATGCAATTTCACCATGGATTTATCTAAAAGCACATGAGAAATGTTCATTTGTATAAATTTAATCTATTTCATTTCCAGTCAGCATCAGCAAGGCTTTCACTATTATTGCATTATTTACTTTTCCTTACATAGGAAATAGTATTAGTATGCTAAGACAGTGGCACTATAGTCATGGCAATGTCTCTCTCAGTTACTGCATTAGTGACTGTGCTCTGTTGTGTCGCCTAGAGACCGTTTCATTATCAGTATATTCTTAAAGCACTGAGGTGGATTTCTGATCTCACAGTGACCTGGCCTCGTTAAAGGTGATCACACATTCTCTAATATCTACACATATAACCAAATCCTTTAATGTGGCCACCATTAGGCTCATACAAAGGATGGCAACCTTACAAACGACTAATTAGACTTAGAGGCCCACAACAGCATCGTAATCGTGGCTTTCATTACTGTATTCAGACAGTGTCTGTACTGCTCAGCGAATCACACGTCCGTTTCAGCAGTGGTATGCAGTTGACGTGCCACACAGACAGCAGGGAGAAAGAGACCTCCTTGTGAATGTCACAGACACTGATAAAACATGCTTTACAGCAtccagaggggagagagagagaagagagagggtggcTCAAATGAAATGTGTTACCATGGCGAATCCCACGTCGGCCTTCTTGAGAGCGGGGCCGTCATTGGTTCCATCTCCCGTCACGGCGACAACCTGTCTGGTCTCTCCGACTGTGCTATCGATGATGCCTGCGGGACAGAAAGATGTCTGGTCTCAACTCTCCTTCATCCTTCAGCGGTGACACAGCAGctttatacttttttttttaaaatgctcTACAGCTTTTATATGtcttcaatgtgctttacattacATGTGTATAGTATTTATGCAAAAAGAATGCAAAATCTACTTTTGCAATAAATACTACTGCACCTTTTAGTAGTTTGTTGGTGGCTTGGATGTTAAGCAAATGTTTATACTTGATATctagccgccccccccccccccccccccctcctcccccatccACACAAGATCAATGAGCAATAGAAAAGACTCTTGGCTTTCATAAAGGAAAACATCATAAAGAAAGTTTGGACTGTCTCCCTGGCCTGTCTCAGAACACAGTAAGCGCTTGATGAAGTGGCGGAGGgggttcctcctctccttccctcctacCCAAGCACTTGGCCTGTGACATTACTTCAGACGCTCCACAagttatggctgtgtgtgtacagagtgaCTCAGTAAAACAAGCAGACTTTCATAAAGCCTCAGGGGGAGGCAGATAAGGCGGgcgttttatgttttttttacattttttttttttatttaaagctTTACTTTTCTTCTCACCTTTGACcagagtgtgtttgtctgtggggGAGGAACGAGCCAGCACACGCAGTTTGGGCCACACCTTGTCTAAGCGTTCTTGCTCCACCTAGGGGAAAAACAACATGGATGAAGAGCTTTCGGTCCTGCATAGATACCTGCTTCAGAGTATTGCATCAGGAACTGAAGCGTGTAACTGCATTGGCTATGAAACTGGGTAACACCAACTGAAGTGAAACGACTAAATCTTGAACGATTACACGTTCCGTCAAGCGGAAACATTTGATCACTGCAAACCAAAGATATTCTGAAGTGAAAAAACAGGGTTGCGTGGCCCTATTTGTAGCAAATTAAAGCAATCcgttcttattttttttcacagtcCCCAGCCACAGCAAAGACAGTTGTGCTCAGCATTATCATGTGACAAAGTCTGGAGCTGAGGTTCAAAGATAGATTCTTTGGAGAGCAGTTTGTCAGTTCGCCAGAGGCTATGGAAGTCTTCACCATAGCAACAAGTGGCCCCTGTGGAcagggagaggaaaaaaactGCAAAGTTTCCAAATAATCTATTCTGACTTCCAGATACAACTTCTTTCCCATTGCGGAAATTCATAATGGTCTGACACAAGTGCTGCATGCGCTGTTTCACACTCAAGAGATTAGACCATGCGCCTCAGAGGATCTTAGTgcggtgtgtgttttttaatttAAAGCCCAGGAGCCAGAACATGATGCAAGCCAAATAAGGCGCAATGAAATCGGGTTTGATGTGCGCCTCACCTCCCCTTTGTCGTTGCGGATCTGCCTGTTGAACTCCTTGCCCTCCATGCACAGGAAGTCCTCGTTGGGCTGCAGGATGCCGCACTTGGTGGCGATGGCGCGCGCCGTGTTGATGTTGTCCCCAGTCACCATGCGCACAGTGATACCTGCCCTCTGACACTTGGAAATGGCATCAGGCACCTGGTGAGAGACACAAAGCAACCATAGCAACCATAATGATCCTCTATCAGAATTCACAATGCCAACTTGTTCCCCAGCTTGGAGAGGACTCTCAAACAAGACACTGGATTAAGAGAATATCCATTGTATTTCAGCTCTTTGCTCTTTGTAGATTACAACTCAGCATTCAATACAATCATCCCAGACATCCTCATCAGAAAGCTGTCTGACCTTGGCCTCTCCTCTCACATCTGCTACTGGATTATGGACTTTTTTAACCAACCAGCCCTAAACTTTTTTAATGATGCAGATTACACTGTTAGGGTGATTGTGATGCTTTATTGCATAAGTGTGCTTTTTAATGTGAGGATTTTCAAATTAAGTTTCTAAATACAAACAGTAGGGAGGGGGTATACAGTCTGATACAGCTGTAAATCAAAGTTAAGTTATAGCTCCCATGGTAACGCAAACAAGGAGCATATCTATTGTGGAATAAGGAGTATGAGGAAATCCTCGAACATTAGTCCAAAGAGCACTGATCTACAGCCCTTAGAATCAAAACCCACCACTACTCACAAATCATAACATTTGCCGGGCGCCTGATTCATGGCATCCACAAATTCCTAATGGCAGAATCATCAGTCATTGTGTTGAAGCCCCCGCAGTTTCTTATTGCAATCATTATCGCTGAAGCATATtctagacacagacacactgcttCATTCAGATTGATTCATACGAGCCCTATAGACATGGCCATTAGAGGAACCCCCTTGTGGGCTTGTAGTGCAGGCAGAGTTATAGCGGATTGTCTAACCTCTGGCCGAACAGGATCCTCGATGCCCGTCACGGCAATGCACGTCAGGTCATTGAGGATCTCGGCCTCGTTGTCCCAGTTTGGCTCCACCTCGCCAGGGAAGTCCCGATAGGCCACGCAGATGGTCCGCAGCCCGTCGCACGCCATCGGCTCGATGACTTTGCGCACCATCTCGTCACGGTCCTTGGGCTTGAATGGCCTGGCCACACCCGAGGAATCAAGAATCTGAGAGCACCTGTGAGAGGAAAATATACAATATAattttaatataatataatataatattatataatataacatattataatataatataaaaactagAGGATGAAGCAGACTCAGAAGTAAAAATGCTATATGTCTTCCCGTACTTGCGCAGGACGATCTCGGAGGCGCCTTTGCTGTACATGCGATAGCCGGGGCAGTCGGTGTTCTTCAGCACGGTGCTCATGCTCTTGCGGGCCGAGTTGAAGGTGTAGACCTTGTAGAGCTTCTCTTCGGGCACCTCCTCGCGGATGGGCTGGTAGTCCCGCTTCAGGTCCAGCACCAGGCCCAGCAGTGAGCACTCTGTCTTGTTGCCCACGTGCCGCGGCAGGCCACCCTCCTTCTCCGGAGGCTAGGGTGGCACAGGAGAGAGGACAGCACTATAGGATAGCACTAGCATTTGTTAGCCTCTGGAGATTTTCTTTAAAGTATCAGACATGCCCATCCCTCATTGAAACAAACAACAGCATTATGGCAGGAAGCTCATTATACATACATTCTACTGTAATGTGACAGGGATATTTTATGACAGACAGATACATGTCTGCTTTCTTTCAAGCACATAAGCAGCTGCAAAAGGGAAGTTTAAAATGCTATTATATTTCAGGCTGTCCCTTGCTGTCCTGTCTGATGTTCTGGGAAATGCCAAGCGCTGCCTACAGCCTGACAGACGGCTCAGATGTACGGCTAAAGCTCAGACGTCAATCGAACCCTGTCATAGCCGAGCCCGGGTTTATGTGCCGTCTCGCCATTAAATCAGACCGTCATGGTGGCAGAGCCAGCTGGTATCCTCAGTGGTGAGTTACAGTTTGTTTGGCTGCTGTGCGATAGGTTGGGCTGGTCTCTGGCTGACGGTATATCTCCACCGCCAGAGGGATAATAAGCAGCAGCCGACTCACACGCTTACAAGCAGGCTGCACTATGGAGAATTTAACCCCACTAGCTGGCTAACTTAATGACTAACAAAACCTGGGAATAGTCACTGTAATCAGTGTCAGTTAGTCAACTATGCATTTTGAAGCATGCTAatgctaatatatatatatatatatatatatatatatatatatatatatatattcacctttattatttattttaacagATAAACTCTGACTGAATCAGATACATTTGGTTTCTCCATTTCCTCATCTTTTGTTTTTGTCCTTTTGCCATGTTCATTTTGCTTGCGTGTTTGGTCTGATCACATATGATGCAGTCTAACTAGAGGATAGACCAGTGGGCTTCCTAACAGGCGTGTGCAATTTCCAAAGGTTGTGCAATAGACCATTTACAGACCAACAGCCCTGTGTGGAAGAGGAGGGTGAATCTCTGctagactttttttttctctggagGTTCTTTCACAGATCTAGAGGATCTCATGGCTTTAAAGGGACATCAGAAGAATGGGAATGAGAGCTTGcagcaaaaatatatattatataaatagGATAAAAGGATATGAATAAAATCTCTGAaaagagtgtttttttgtttctttttaagTGGTCTCTTCTTACTAGGATCTTGGAGGTGTAGGCAGAGTTGATGGAGATGCTGTTGACCAAGACCTCCAAGGTCTCGGGCTTGATGGCCTCGGGGTCGGGAACCGAGGGGTAGTGCGTGCCGCCGATGTACGCTTGCACCACCGTCATGCGATTCATGGTGAGCGTGCCGGTCTTGTCAGAGCAGATGGCCGTGGCGTTGCCCATGG
Above is a genomic segment from Alosa sapidissima isolate fAloSap1 chromosome 4, fAloSap1.pri, whole genome shotgun sequence containing:
- the atp2b4 gene encoding plasma membrane calcium-transporting ATPase 4 isoform X2, coding for MANNTADHAAANSVADGEGEFGITVMDLRELMELRSTEAVNKITERYGDVQGICRRLKTSPIEGLSGNPVDLEKRHAAFGKNFIPPKKPKTFLQLVWEALQDLTLIILEIAAIISLGLSFYQPPGGDAEACGQASGGVHDEGESQAGWIEGAAILISVVIVVLVTAFNDWSKEKQFRGLQNRIEQEQKFTVIRKGQVIQIPVAEIVVGDIAQIKYGDLLPADGVMIQGNDLKIDESSMTGESDQIKKSLEKDPMLLSGTHVMEGSCRMVVTAIGLNSQTGIIFTLLGAGEEEEKKVKKGKKQGPPENRNKAKTQDGVALEIQPLKSEEGAELEEKEEKEEKEVKRVNVTKKEKSVLQGKLTRLAVQIGKAGLIMSALVVVILILYFVIDTFAVQGLSWTKECTPIYIQFFVKFFIIGVTVLVVAVPEGLPLAVTISLAYSVKKMMKDNNLVRHLDACETMGNATAICSDKTGTLTMNRMTVVQAYIGGTHYPSVPDPEAIKPETLEVLVNSISINSAYTSKILPPEKEGGLPRHVGNKTECSLLGLVLDLKRDYQPIREEVPEEKLYKVYTFNSARKSMSTVLKNTDCPGYRMYSKGASEIVLRKCSQILDSSGVARPFKPKDRDEMVRKVIEPMACDGLRTICVAYRDFPGEVEPNWDNEAEILNDLTCIAVTGIEDPVRPEVPDAISKCQRAGITVRMVTGDNINTARAIATKCGILQPNEDFLCMEGKEFNRQIRNDKGEVEQERLDKVWPKLRVLARSSPTDKHTLVKGIIDSTVGETRQVVAVTGDGTNDGPALKKADVGFAMGIAGTDVAKEASDIILTDDNFTSIVKAVMWGRNVYDSISKFLQFQLTVNVVAVIVAFTGACITQDSPLKAVQMLWVNLIMDTLASLALATEPPTESLLLRKPYGRNKPLISRTMMKNILGHAVYQLVIIFTLLFAGEKIFDIDSGRNSPLHAPPSEHYTIIFNVFVMMQLFNEINARKIHGERNVFESIYRNPIFCSVVLGTFAIQIVIIQFGGKPFSCTALTIDQWLWCVFIGVGELLWGQLISAVPTHRLKFLKEAGHGITKAEMHEEEMIEGEDEIDHAEMELRRGQILWFRGLNRIQTQMDVVNTFHGPVPGALRRQPSVVSQQNDAKTVSSPTHVEISSSALCANSAAAAPASASAAGN
- the atp2b4 gene encoding plasma membrane calcium-transporting ATPase 4 isoform X1; this translates as MANNTADHAAANSVADGEGEFGITVMDLRELMELRSTEAVNKITERYGDVQGICRRLKTSPIEGLSGNPVDLEKRHAAFGKNFIPPKKPKTFLQLVWEALQDLTLIILEIAAIISLGLSFYQPPGGDAEACGQASGGVHDEGESQAGWIEGAAILISVVIVVLVTAFNDWSKEKQFRGLQNRIEQEQKFTVIRKGQVIQIPVAEIVVGDIAQIKYGDLLPADGVMIQGNDLKIDESSMTGESDQIKKSLEKDPMLLSGTHVMEGSCRMVVTAIGLNSQTGIIFTLLGAGEEEEKKVKKGKKQGPPENRNKAKTQDGVALEIQPLKSEEGAELEEKEEKEEKEVKRVNVTKKEKSVLQGKLTRLAVQIGKAGLIMSALVVVILILYFVIDTFAVQGLSWTKECTPIYIQFFVKFFIIGVTVLVVAVPEGLPLAVTISLAYSVKKMMKDNNLVRHLDACETMGNATAICSDKTGTLTMNRMTVVQAYIGGTHYPSVPDPEAIKPETLEVLVNSISINSAYTSKILPPEKEGGLPRHVGNKTECSLLGLVLDLKRDYQPIREEVPEEKLYKVYTFNSARKSMSTVLKNTDCPGYRMYSKGASEIVLRKCSQILDSSGVARPFKPKDRDEMVRKVIEPMACDGLRTICVAYRDFPGEVEPNWDNEAEILNDLTCIAVTGIEDPVRPEVPDAISKCQRAGITVRMVTGDNINTARAIATKCGILQPNEDFLCMEGKEFNRQIRNDKGEVEQERLDKVWPKLRVLARSSPTDKHTLVKGIIDSTVGETRQVVAVTGDGTNDGPALKKADVGFAMGIAGTDVAKEASDIILTDDNFTSIVKAVMWGRNVYDSISKFLQFQLTVNVVAVIVAFTGACITQDSPLKAVQMLWVNLIMDTLASLALATEPPTESLLLRKPYGRNKPLISRTMMKNILGHAVYQLVIIFTLLFAGEKIFDIDSGRNSPLHAPPSEHYTIIFNVFVMMQLFNEINARKIHGERNVFESIYRNPIFCSVVLGTFAIQIVIIQFGGKPFSCTALTIDQWLWCVFIGVGELLWGQLISAVPTHRLKFLKEAGHGITKAEMHEEEMIEGEDEIDHAEMELRRGQILWFRGLNRIQTQIKVVNAFRSSLYEVQKSRNSIHSFMSHPEFVPLSEEEAQIPSIKEDEDEEAEEGASESAIQPAPSTK
- the atp2b4 gene encoding plasma membrane calcium-transporting ATPase 4 isoform X3, whose product is MANNTADHAAANSVADGEGEFGITVMDLRELMELRSTEAVNKITERYGDVQGICRRLKTSPIEGLSGNPVDLEKRHAAFGKNFIPPKKPKTFLQLVWEALQDLTLIILEIAAIISLGLSFYQPPGGDAEACGQASGGVHDEGESQAGWIEGAAILISVVIVVLVTAFNDWSKEKQFRGLQNRIEQEQKFTVIRKGQVIQIPVAEIVVGDIAQIKYGDLLPADGVMIQGNDLKIDESSMTGESDQIKKSLEKDPMLLSGTHVMEGSCRMVVTAIGLNSQTGIIFTLLGAGEEEEKKVKKAKTQDGVALEIQPLKSEEGAELEEKEEKEEKEVKRVNVTKKEKSVLQGKLTRLAVQIGKAGLIMSALVVVILILYFVIDTFAVQGLSWTKECTPIYIQFFVKFFIIGVTVLVVAVPEGLPLAVTISLAYSVKKMMKDNNLVRHLDACETMGNATAICSDKTGTLTMNRMTVVQAYIGGTHYPSVPDPEAIKPETLEVLVNSISINSAYTSKILPPEKEGGLPRHVGNKTECSLLGLVLDLKRDYQPIREEVPEEKLYKVYTFNSARKSMSTVLKNTDCPGYRMYSKGASEIVLRKCSQILDSSGVARPFKPKDRDEMVRKVIEPMACDGLRTICVAYRDFPGEVEPNWDNEAEILNDLTCIAVTGIEDPVRPEVPDAISKCQRAGITVRMVTGDNINTARAIATKCGILQPNEDFLCMEGKEFNRQIRNDKGEVEQERLDKVWPKLRVLARSSPTDKHTLVKGIIDSTVGETRQVVAVTGDGTNDGPALKKADVGFAMGIAGTDVAKEASDIILTDDNFTSIVKAVMWGRNVYDSISKFLQFQLTVNVVAVIVAFTGACITQDSPLKAVQMLWVNLIMDTLASLALATEPPTESLLLRKPYGRNKPLISRTMMKNILGHAVYQLVIIFTLLFAGEKIFDIDSGRNSPLHAPPSEHYTIIFNVFVMMQLFNEINARKIHGERNVFESIYRNPIFCSVVLGTFAIQIVIIQFGGKPFSCTALTIDQWLWCVFIGVGELLWGQLISAVPTHRLKFLKEAGHGITKAEMHEEEMIEGEDEIDHAEMELRRGQILWFRGLNRIQTQIKVVNAFRSSLYEVQKSRNSIHSFMSHPEFVPLSEEEAQIPSIKEDEDEEAEEGASESAIQPAPSTK
- the atp2b4 gene encoding plasma membrane calcium-transporting ATPase 4 isoform X4 encodes the protein MANNTADHAAANSVADGEGEFGITVMDLRELMELRSTEAVNKITERYGDVQGICRRLKTSPIEGLSGNPVDLEKRHAAFGKNFIPPKKPKTFLQLVWEALQDLTLIILEIAAIISLGLSFYQPPGGDAEACGQASGGVHDEGESQAGWIEGAAILISVVIVVLVTAFNDWSKEKQFRGLQNRIEQEQKFTVIRKGQVIQIPVAEIVVGDIAQIKYGDLLPADGVMIQGNDLKIDESSMTGESDQIKKSLEKDPMLLSGTHVMEGSCRMVVTAIGLNSQTGIIFTLLGAGEEEEKKVKKAKTQDGVALEIQPLKSEEGAELEEKEEKEEKEVKRVNVTKKEKSVLQGKLTRLAVQIGKAGLIMSALVVVILILYFVIDTFAVQGLSWTKECTPIYIQFFVKFFIIGVTVLVVAVPEGLPLAVTISLAYSVKKMMKDNNLVRHLDACETMGNATAICSDKTGTLTMNRMTVVQAYIGGTHYPSVPDPEAIKPETLEVLVNSISINSAYTSKILPPEKEGGLPRHVGNKTECSLLGLVLDLKRDYQPIREEVPEEKLYKVYTFNSARKSMSTVLKNTDCPGYRMYSKGASEIVLRKCSQILDSSGVARPFKPKDRDEMVRKVIEPMACDGLRTICVAYRDFPGEVEPNWDNEAEILNDLTCIAVTGIEDPVRPEVPDAISKCQRAGITVRMVTGDNINTARAIATKCGILQPNEDFLCMEGKEFNRQIRNDKGEVEQERLDKVWPKLRVLARSSPTDKHTLVKGIIDSTVGETRQVVAVTGDGTNDGPALKKADVGFAMGIAGTDVAKEASDIILTDDNFTSIVKAVMWGRNVYDSISKFLQFQLTVNVVAVIVAFTGACITQDSPLKAVQMLWVNLIMDTLASLALATEPPTESLLLRKPYGRNKPLISRTMMKNILGHAVYQLVIIFTLLFAGEKIFDIDSGRNSPLHAPPSEHYTIIFNVFVMMQLFNEINARKIHGERNVFESIYRNPIFCSVVLGTFAIQIVIIQFGGKPFSCTALTIDQWLWCVFIGVGELLWGQLISAVPTHRLKFLKEAGHGITKAEMHEEEMIEGEDEIDHAEMELRRGQILWFRGLNRIQTQMDVVNTFHGPVPGALRRQPSVVSQQNDAKTVSSPTHVEISSSALCANSAAAAPASASAAGN